A genomic stretch from Paludisphaera rhizosphaerae includes:
- a CDS encoding aminotransferase class III-fold pyridoxal phosphate-dependent enzyme, with the protein MQTPPPIETLKQILREREPNLLRLYLNPHVASTCFCLDRLVRSTWALPSGPADEAWQSFLANGFEEALGGAVKLVRYNRDETEADGVAIVVDPCDRLEGFADWRLPDGSRVEFLPGLHVLGSSDLAEGLRRIEDDAKIEMLVLVAGDDHRLDEHAEEIQAIVKQHAPAVVACVDRGGLSRLREGKRDWLRAIPPDVVVFDDSFTGNSVPFGAFTARQSLFAAWNRPGKSTFHSTTFQPNTISTRHFMNVLTAVDPEFVRIRADDLNAISVDLARRGEAFRRYYNPSLFRLIRAAGFATADVKAAGGDVIVNGNRILDFVGGVACSMRGHNPPAYADELTFQGGAADSLRAELEARLLPLTGLGNVLPAVSGGGAVESALRTALVARFPRRRILALRAGFGGKTLFSLTGTANQSYKDRIGPLYAEVHYVDPFAPDAAEQIDALLCADDFAAVILELIQSVGGVRAIPESLIRRLDEERRRRGFLLIVDEVQTGMYRTGPFCRSQALGLTPDLMLLGKGTSDMMFPFSLTLYSDAVAELLRGRGEGLIESIRERYGYELGYRTVINVLRSAEEMELSARVVEAEAKFEEKLRSGLGALKNVRDVRVFGLLMAVELDVERGSRRWLRKRLGALYLLAMLQRKQNPLLAGFCQYEPNTLKITPPLNVEADEIDRACETIVEVLKRPFARVLLAGLIQLGKPSPFRKGIHEHGDRPAVEFAAR; encoded by the coding sequence ATGCAAACGCCGCCGCCGATCGAAACCCTGAAGCAGATCCTGCGGGAACGTGAGCCCAACCTGCTGAGGCTCTACCTGAACCCGCACGTCGCCAGCACGTGCTTCTGCCTCGACCGCCTCGTCCGATCGACCTGGGCGCTGCCGTCAGGTCCGGCCGACGAGGCCTGGCAGTCGTTCCTCGCGAACGGGTTCGAGGAAGCGCTCGGCGGCGCGGTGAAGCTCGTCCGCTACAACCGCGACGAGACCGAGGCCGACGGCGTGGCGATCGTCGTCGACCCCTGTGACCGCCTGGAGGGGTTCGCCGATTGGCGACTCCCAGACGGCTCCCGCGTCGAGTTCCTCCCCGGGTTGCACGTGCTCGGCTCGTCGGATCTGGCCGAGGGCCTGCGGCGGATCGAGGACGATGCGAAGATCGAGATGCTCGTTCTCGTCGCCGGCGATGACCATCGGCTTGACGAGCACGCCGAGGAGATCCAGGCGATCGTGAAGCAGCATGCTCCGGCGGTCGTCGCGTGCGTCGATCGCGGCGGGTTGTCGAGGCTTCGCGAAGGGAAGCGCGACTGGCTCCGCGCGATCCCTCCCGACGTGGTCGTCTTCGACGACTCGTTCACGGGCAACTCTGTTCCCTTCGGCGCCTTCACGGCCCGCCAGTCGCTGTTCGCGGCCTGGAATCGGCCCGGGAAGAGCACGTTCCATTCGACGACGTTCCAGCCGAACACGATCTCCACGCGGCACTTCATGAACGTCCTGACCGCGGTCGACCCGGAGTTCGTCCGGATCCGCGCCGACGACCTGAACGCGATCAGCGTCGATCTCGCGCGTCGCGGGGAGGCGTTCCGCCGTTACTACAACCCCTCGCTCTTTCGGTTGATCCGGGCGGCCGGGTTCGCGACGGCCGACGTGAAGGCGGCCGGCGGCGACGTCATCGTCAACGGCAACCGCATCCTCGATTTCGTCGGCGGGGTCGCGTGCAGCATGAGAGGCCACAACCCGCCGGCCTATGCGGATGAGTTGACTTTTCAGGGAGGCGCGGCTGATTCGCTTCGGGCGGAACTCGAAGCGCGGCTCCTGCCGCTCACTGGGCTCGGCAACGTCCTGCCGGCGGTCAGCGGCGGCGGGGCCGTTGAGAGCGCACTGAGGACAGCGCTCGTCGCCAGGTTCCCCCGTCGGCGAATCCTGGCACTCAGGGCGGGTTTCGGCGGCAAGACGCTCTTCTCGCTGACGGGGACTGCCAACCAGTCGTACAAGGACCGCATCGGCCCTTTGTACGCCGAGGTGCATTACGTCGACCCCTTCGCCCCCGACGCCGCCGAACAGATCGATGCCCTCTTGTGCGCCGATGATTTCGCGGCCGTCATCCTCGAATTGATCCAGTCCGTGGGCGGGGTGCGAGCGATCCCCGAATCCCTGATCCGACGCCTCGACGAGGAGCGACGCCGGCGCGGCTTCCTGCTGATCGTGGACGAGGTCCAGACCGGCATGTACCGCACGGGCCCGTTCTGCCGCTCGCAGGCGCTCGGCCTGACGCCAGATCTCATGCTGCTGGGCAAAGGGACGTCCGACATGATGTTCCCCTTCTCCCTGACCCTCTACTCCGACGCCGTGGCCGAATTGCTCCGCGGCCGAGGCGAGGGGTTGATCGAGTCGATCCGCGAGCGCTACGGCTATGAGTTGGGCTATCGGACCGTGATCAACGTCTTGCGGTCGGCCGAGGAAATGGAGCTTTCCGCCCGGGTCGTCGAGGCCGAGGCGAAGTTCGAGGAGAAGCTCCGCAGCGGTCTGGGTGCCCTCAAGAACGTCCGCGACGTCCGCGTCTTCGGCCTGCTCATGGCCGTCGAACTCGACGTGGAGCGAGGCTCGCGGCGTTGGTTGCGGAAGCGGCTTGGGGCGCTGTATCTGCTTGCGATGCTTCAGCGCAAGCAAAACCCGCTGCTCGCCGGCTTCTGCCAGTACGAACCGAATACGTTGAAGATCACCCCGCCGCTGAATGTCGAGGCCGACGAGATCGACAGGGCCTGCGAGACGATCGTCGA